The following are encoded together in the Arvicanthis niloticus isolate mArvNil1 chromosome 11, mArvNil1.pat.X, whole genome shotgun sequence genome:
- the Wdcp gene encoding WD repeat and coiled-coil-containing protein, whose translation MELGNGKLLRTGLNSLNQAVHPTQGLAWTDGNHVVLTDLQLHSGEARFGDSQVIGSFESVCGVSWAPVSTVHMPALLAIQHRMLVSVWQLCPSTTGSSKWQMSQTSEIRESLPILPQGCMWHPKDAVLTVLTAHDVSIFPNVHQDGCRVKVDINTKGRVYCACWTLDGQRLVVAVDSSLHSYIWDSSQKSLHSCSFCPVFPVNCPIRSITATVNSQVAIATELPLHKLCSLNASFDGPPNGENGAVHPVGEAPPVDGQGAAAEMSSGVTVSPFSVPLDLTHIQFNPSRAEQSPLICLRQKDYLTGTGQDSSHLILVTFKKAITMTKKVAIPGILVPDLIAFNLTAQLVAVASNTCNVILIYSVAPSSMSNIQQIQLESNERPKGIRFLTDRLLLIAVGKQKPTETAFLPSSESDQYTVRLIVREITLGRESSETSAESQDAYSDINALLNKTDGEKKFTESLSPGSSPLSQGLLLTANSSTQSGRSGRALIQEIKSPLSPLSSDSIVHEALHRPSWLCTALPRLSRTPEHTSTPELNPPQKENLQKEKQTCPLSRELEILSQHLAGMQQHLFELMDFLHKEKRLPSAHPPSRDPPYVHLIYQKPCSVGPAEKRAVLLCDGKLRLSTIQQLFGLHLVEMLHDSHWILLSADSQDFIPLTFTAAQTVVVRDGSLCRPEEALSHSQGPDPPPEVFGDLAPQDVDTAGCFSSVT comes from the exons ATGGAGTTGGGAAACGGAAAACTGCTTAGGACAGGACTGAACTCACTGAATCAAGCAGTACAtccaacccagggccttgccTGGACTGATGGGAACCATGTGGTGCTGACTGATTTACAGCTTCATAGTGGAGAAGCCAGGTTCGGGGACTCCCAAGTCATTGGAAGTTTTGAGTCTGTCTGTGGGGTTTCCTGGGCCCCAGTCAGCACAGTGCACATGCCCGCTCTGCTTGCCATCCAGCACAGGATGCTTGTCTCCGTGTGGCAGCTGTGTCCCAGCACTACAGGATCAAGCAAATGGCAGATGTCTCAGACCTCTGAAATCAGAGAGTCACTTCCTATCCTTCCTCAGGGCTGCATGTGGCACCCAAAAGACGCTGTCCTGACTGTGTTGACTGCACACGATGTTTCCATTTTTCCCAACGTTCACCAAGATGGTTGCAGGGTAAAAGTGGACATCAACACCAAGGGCCGAGTTTACTGTGCTTGTTGGACCCTGGATGGCCAGAGGCTGGTGGTGGCTGTAGACAGCAGCCTTCATTCGTATATTTGGGACAGTTCTCAGAAGTCTCTTCACAGCTGCTCCTTCTGCCCAGTGTTTCCTGTGAACTGTCCCATCCGCTCCATCACAGCCACCGTGAACTCACAGGTTGCTATAGCCACCGAACTTCCACTCCATAAGCTTTGTAGCTTAAATGCATCCTTTGATGGTCCACCGAATGGTGAAAACGGTGCTGTACATCCTGTGGGTGAAGCGCCCCCTGTAGATGGGCAGGGAGCTGCTGCAGAAATGAGTTCTGGAGTGACAgtttctcccttttcagttcctCTGGATCTGACTCACATACAGTTCAACCCATCCCGAGCAGAGCAGAGTCCTCTTATTTGTTTAAGACAAAAGGACTACTTAACAGGAACTGGCCAAGATTCTTCACATTTGATCCTGGTAACCTTTAAGAAAGCAATTACCATGACAAAAAAGGTCGCTATTCCGGGCATTCTGGTTCCTGATTTAATAGCATTTAACCTGACAGCACAGCTAGTGGCTGTGGCTTCCAATACGTGTAACGTGATTTTGATCTATTCCGTTGCTCCATCTTCTATGTCGAATATCCAGCAAATTCAGTTAGAGAGTAACGAAAGACCAAAAGGCATACGTTTCTTGACAGACAGATTATTATTAATTGCTGTAGGGAAACAAAAGCCCACTGAaacagccttccttccttcttcagagTCTGATCAGTATACTGTTCGACTGATAGTTAGAGAAATAACACTGGGAAGAGAATCTTCTGAAACCTCTGCTGAAAGTCAGGATGCTTACTCTGACATCAATGCTCTATTAAATAaaacagatggagaaaaaaagTTCACTGAGAGCCTTTCCCCAGGTTCGAGTCCCCTGAGCCAAGGGCTCTTGCTAACAGCTAACTCTAGTACTCAGAGTGGGAGGTCTGGAAGAGCCCTTATTCAAGAAATTAAAAGTCCCTTGTCCCCTCTGTCCAGTGATTCCATTGTCCATGAAGCCCTTCACAGGCCCTCCTGGCTTTGCACAGCATTGCCTCGACTCAGCAGGACCCCAGAGCACACCAGCACCCCAGAACTGAATCCACCTCAAAAAGAgaacttacaaaaagaaaagcaaacttgCCCACTTTCCAGAGAGCTGGAAATCCTGTCTCAGCACCTGGCTGGCATGCAGCAGCATCTTTTTGAGCTCATGGATTTTCTACACAAGGAGAAGCGACTCCCTTCCGCTCATCCCCCCTCTCGGGATCCTCCCTACGTTCACCTCATTTACCAG AAACCTTGTTCTGTAGGTCCTGCTGAGAAAAGAGCTGTGCTTCTCTGTGACGGCAAGCTACGGCTCAGTACCATTCAACAGCTGTTTGGCCTCCACCTTGTTGAAATGCTGCACG ATTCCCACTGGATCCTCCTCTCTGCCGACAGCCAAGACTTCATCCCATTAACTTTCACAGCTGCCCAGACAGTCGTGGTGAGAGACGGCAGCCTGTGCAGGCCAGAGGAAGCTCTTTCCCACAGTCAGGGTCCGGATCCTCCACCTGAAGTCTTCGGAGACCTTGCTCCCCAGGATGTGGACACAGCTGGCTGTTTCAGCAGCGTGACCTGA